A window from Chloroflexaceae bacterium encodes these proteins:
- a CDS encoding cation diffusion facilitator family transporter encodes MPRQHHHHHHDHHGRHHHHLPARFDRAFAIGIGLNFGFVIVEFTIGVLAGSLALVADAGHNLSDVLGLLMAWGATLLARRPSTARRTYGMRRATILAALANAALLFIAIGGIAWEAGQRLFTPIEVPGLTLIAVAGVGVAINAFTAWLFARGRADDLNIRGAFLHMAADAVISLGVIVAGAIILLTGWGWIDPLLSLVIVAVIGWGAWDLARESIDLALDAVPAAVDPLAVRAYLSDLPSVREVHDLHIWALSTTEPALTTHLVLATLEGCDALLAQVRAELHQRFGIEHVTVQLEQGDPRYPCGGCRER; translated from the coding sequence ATGCCCCGCCAGCACCACCACCACCACCACGATCATCACGGGCGCCATCATCACCACCTGCCCGCCCGCTTTGATCGCGCCTTCGCCATCGGCATCGGTCTGAACTTTGGCTTCGTGATAGTCGAGTTTACCATCGGGGTGCTGGCTGGCTCCCTGGCCCTGGTGGCCGATGCCGGCCACAACCTGAGCGACGTGCTGGGCCTGCTGATGGCCTGGGGAGCCACCCTGCTCGCGCGGCGTCCCTCGACCGCGCGCCGCACCTACGGGATGCGCCGCGCCACGATCCTGGCGGCCCTGGCTAACGCCGCGCTACTCTTCATCGCCATCGGCGGCATTGCATGGGAAGCCGGGCAACGCCTCTTCACTCCCATCGAGGTGCCCGGCCTGACCCTGATCGCCGTGGCCGGCGTGGGCGTGGCGATCAACGCCTTCACCGCCTGGCTCTTCGCCAGGGGCCGGGCGGATGACCTTAACATCCGCGGCGCCTTTCTGCACATGGCCGCTGACGCGGTTATCTCCCTGGGGGTGATTGTCGCCGGCGCGATCATCCTGCTCACCGGCTGGGGCTGGATTGACCCGCTCCTCAGTCTGGTGATCGTTGCCGTGATCGGCTGGGGCGCCTGGGACCTGGCGCGCGAGTCGATTGACCTGGCCCTCGATGCCGTGCCTGCCGCGGTTGATCCGCTGGCCGTGCGAGCCTACCTGAGCGACCTGCCGAGCGTGCGCGAGGTTCACGATCTGCACATCTGGGCGCTCAGCACCACCGAGCCGGCCCTGACCACCCATCTGGTGCTGGCCACCCTGGAAGGATGCGACGCGCTGCTGGCCCAGGTGCGCGCCGAATTGCACCAGCGCTTCGGGATCGAACACGTGACCGTGCAACTCGAACAGGGTGACCCCCGCTACCCCTGCGGCGGCTGCCGGGAAAGGTAA
- a CDS encoding GAF domain-containing protein, whose product MIDHATDQPGTPVLRRPLHVLILDADSERRVRLAASLGRGEGQVFRWTLCAAVDEAVVALEQALAPVDVLLIDQHLAPATDGIAILPQLLRLSPGSSAVVFTNAGDDEAERRARAAGAYGCLSRPFSAEALLHLLVNLSAWRQTRDQLTWFEVINRFAEDAQHLYAAEALERVIVQRGLELGFDRARLWVSSDGGQTLVAAACAGREAPERFRGLRLRASESPYLMRVTRSRAPVIFHELEHGKTWFMQQRPGRGYAPPVGEWVGLPLWAGEVFRGALMLDRRRATPLRQDQLLQQALILFARQVGAALERTALQTETEILSQIGRLAGADPAERSDEALLEAVRQALSPRIDVENFIVAMRSETSGWIELLLDVSEGTHGERRSLPPGRGMIHQHLVQGRPVLLRTPQEIRAFRRQHGVVRLERRMAAQSWLGVPLLVAGRAVGALVVFSTRHAEWFGESDQRFLEAVAAQIAGPLHNRRLREAAELTNRRLILMQKAAAELMVMGDDPQDDDRLWHAALTVITAGYGLCYNLAAYFSLHRGRTLLRGRLAIGQVTLTQARRAWAADEERGLTFERYLEQLRQDAIPPTVLHGLLRDLEIPLHDATGALGEAVLNLACVRVPQSELAQRFPPRLAACLPPADYEVAPVAIGRRRFGVVIVANPHLRRPLDEMPRDLLTTWLAQVALIVETRRQRRAGEQLAAVSRAVLARAADRPLHETLEELSRSARVLMSASCAAILPLEPGSSLRRPRFAARHAAGDGLREPALLRSPWSPGPEPLIVQILEASDLLAVENAGEPPWSAPDDPEPGFVARERLRSFIAAPIVDHVNDEPRGVLVIGYRSPRSFDERDRALSASFAELAGQAMRNYDERASLEREQEVFATLLQDTLRLKLDAPDAERVIFTRILQAATRLLNRPDARLGLILRGWQRPDRLGPARVMRQEYFLLDDELKYVEDFDLYRGITGRAFETGESQLVQDVNEPPWNEIFFDRFSRGTRAELDVLIRLEDQVLGLINVEAPRVGAFTLAHCEALKRLANVVALAIDVSQTQRQLRELYKAVEPMIVAGTLRTTLQAVLEQMLILAPNLSAVTIWYWDEQRRALVPGVTHGVRYEHRLVEDTRYSEETVLGRVVRRLDPVWAEDARAEPVLDGRFVREEEVASCVAFPLQIGETPSDNEPVGVPIWLPPFPDGRQRRVIGVLFLVYRQPHRFTRRERVILPIVASVVAACIRDAFNVERLAARQSQLQAATNLARAVLEATLDLDETLRRMLAIVRDLLQNEHRRLGLSVLLADETEQHLSFTPASREFYHWEFVVERQIFPIVPLRNGPDRHPGTIAARVARKAREQRRAVLETINDVRADPDYVQANPHTLAQLTLALLHPERDTPHPRLLGVLVIEANRVNAFSQADEQLIERLAPTISLAIARARENRERRFSESVAAMTAWASQIAHDIDHAISGANNAIYWLTKTAEPEQMLHITRISQSLGEIRRLARAADQPSCEPPYDLSAWLRERVPQIIKRRAGAPVMVTYFLSAEALPVQANEILLERVLEHLIRNARQAQPRDCSITVTTEREGAFARITVANDGPSIPPDVQQRLFVEPIRHERRVTGGGRGLLLARSMMKTLGGEMALVSPISPVTFALLLPLAKPDDLHVH is encoded by the coding sequence ATGATCGATCACGCCACTGACCAGCCAGGGACGCCGGTTTTGCGGCGTCCCCTGCATGTATTGATCCTCGATGCTGATTCTGAGCGGCGGGTGCGTCTGGCGGCGAGCCTGGGACGGGGCGAGGGACAGGTTTTCCGGTGGACATTATGCGCCGCGGTGGATGAGGCCGTAGTCGCGCTCGAGCAGGCGCTCGCGCCAGTGGATGTGCTGCTGATTGATCAGCACCTGGCGCCCGCTACCGATGGCATTGCCATTCTGCCGCAACTATTGCGTCTCAGCCCCGGGAGCAGCGCGGTTGTCTTTACCAACGCGGGTGACGATGAGGCTGAGCGACGCGCGCGGGCGGCCGGCGCCTATGGCTGCCTTTCCCGACCCTTCAGCGCCGAGGCGCTCCTGCACCTGCTCGTCAATCTGAGCGCCTGGCGTCAGACGCGCGATCAGTTAACGTGGTTCGAGGTGATTAACCGCTTCGCCGAGGACGCGCAACACCTCTACGCCGCCGAGGCTCTTGAGCGAGTGATTGTGCAGCGCGGGCTGGAACTGGGCTTCGACCGGGCGCGGTTGTGGGTCAGTTCTGATGGCGGACAGACGCTCGTCGCCGCCGCCTGCGCCGGGCGCGAAGCACCGGAGCGGTTTCGCGGCCTGCGCCTGCGCGCGTCTGAGTCGCCCTACCTGATGCGAGTAACACGCAGCCGCGCGCCGGTGATCTTCCACGAGCTGGAGCACGGCAAGACCTGGTTCATGCAGCAGCGCCCGGGCCGGGGATACGCGCCTCCGGTGGGCGAGTGGGTTGGCCTGCCTCTCTGGGCCGGCGAGGTGTTTCGGGGAGCTTTGATGCTTGACCGGCGCCGGGCGACCCCGCTGCGGCAGGATCAATTGCTGCAACAGGCGTTGATCCTCTTCGCCCGGCAGGTTGGCGCCGCGCTTGAGCGCACTGCGCTGCAGACCGAAACCGAGATCCTCAGCCAGATCGGGCGCCTGGCGGGGGCCGATCCGGCCGAGCGCAGCGACGAAGCCTTGCTCGAAGCGGTGCGTCAGGCCCTCAGCCCGCGGATCGACGTCGAGAACTTCATCGTGGCCATGCGCAGCGAAACTTCGGGCTGGATCGAGTTGCTGCTGGATGTGAGCGAAGGGACGCATGGCGAGCGCCGCTCCCTGCCGCCGGGGCGGGGCATGATCCACCAGCATCTGGTACAGGGCCGGCCCGTGCTCCTGCGAACGCCGCAGGAGATCCGCGCCTTTCGCCGGCAGCACGGCGTAGTGCGGCTGGAACGGCGCATGGCCGCGCAGAGCTGGCTGGGAGTGCCCCTGCTTGTCGCCGGGCGCGCGGTCGGGGCGCTGGTGGTCTTCAGCACCCGGCATGCCGAATGGTTCGGTGAGAGCGACCAGCGTTTCCTGGAGGCAGTGGCGGCGCAGATCGCCGGGCCGTTGCACAACCGGCGCCTGCGCGAGGCCGCGGAGTTGACCAACCGCCGGTTGATTCTGATGCAAAAGGCCGCGGCGGAGTTGATGGTCATGGGCGACGATCCCCAGGATGACGATCGGCTCTGGCACGCCGCGCTGACCGTAATTACCGCCGGCTACGGCCTGTGCTACAACCTGGCGGCCTACTTTTCGCTCCACCGGGGACGCACCCTGCTGCGCGGGCGCCTGGCGATCGGGCAGGTCACCCTGACCCAGGCCCGGCGGGCCTGGGCCGCCGACGAGGAGCGCGGCCTCACCTTTGAGCGTTATCTGGAGCAGTTGCGTCAGGACGCCATCCCGCCCACCGTGCTCCATGGCCTGCTGCGCGATCTGGAGATTCCCCTTCACGATGCGACCGGGGCCCTCGGCGAGGCGGTGCTCAACCTGGCCTGCGTGCGCGTGCCTCAGAGCGAACTGGCGCAGCGCTTTCCGCCCCGGCTCGCCGCCTGCCTGCCCCCGGCGGACTACGAGGTGGCGCCTGTGGCGATCGGGCGCCGGCGCTTTGGCGTCGTGATCGTCGCCAATCCCCATCTGCGCCGCCCCCTCGATGAAATGCCCCGCGATCTGTTGACCACCTGGCTGGCCCAGGTGGCGCTGATCGTCGAGACGCGGCGTCAGCGGCGCGCTGGCGAACAACTGGCCGCAGTCAGCCGCGCCGTCCTGGCGCGCGCGGCGGATCGCCCGTTGCACGAGACGTTAGAGGAACTGAGCCGTTCGGCGCGGGTATTGATGAGCGCCAGTTGCGCGGCGATCCTCCCTCTGGAGCCGGGATCGTCCCTCCGCCGGCCGCGCTTCGCCGCCAGGCATGCCGCCGGTGACGGCCTCCGCGAGCCAGCCTTGCTGCGCTCCCCCTGGTCTCCCGGTCCGGAGCCGCTGATCGTCCAGATCCTCGAAGCCTCCGACTTGCTTGCTGTCGAAAACGCTGGCGAACCGCCCTGGAGCGCTCCCGATGATCCCGAACCGGGTTTCGTGGCCCGCGAACGCCTGCGTTCGTTCATCGCCGCGCCGATCGTCGATCATGTCAACGACGAGCCGCGGGGTGTGCTGGTGATCGGCTATCGCAGCCCGCGGAGCTTTGACGAACGCGACCGGGCGCTGTCTGCCTCATTTGCCGAACTGGCCGGCCAGGCCATGCGGAACTACGACGAGCGCGCCTCGCTGGAACGCGAGCAGGAGGTCTTCGCCACCCTCCTCCAGGATACGCTGCGCCTCAAGCTGGACGCGCCCGACGCCGAGCGCGTCATCTTCACCCGCATTCTCCAGGCGGCCACCAGGCTGCTCAACCGGCCCGACGCGCGGCTCGGCCTGATCCTGCGCGGCTGGCAGCGCCCTGACCGACTCGGTCCGGCCCGCGTCATGCGCCAGGAGTACTTTCTGCTTGATGATGAATTGAAGTATGTTGAGGATTTCGATCTCTATCGGGGCATCACCGGGCGGGCCTTCGAGACGGGTGAATCGCAACTGGTTCAGGATGTGAATGAACCGCCGTGGAACGAGATCTTTTTTGATCGCTTCTCGCGTGGGACACGGGCTGAGCTTGATGTGCTCATTCGGCTGGAAGATCAGGTGCTCGGGCTGATCAACGTGGAGGCGCCCCGGGTTGGCGCCTTCACCCTGGCCCACTGCGAGGCCCTCAAGCGGCTGGCCAACGTGGTGGCCCTGGCGATTGACGTCAGCCAGACGCAGCGGCAATTGCGCGAGCTGTACAAGGCCGTCGAGCCGATGATCGTCGCCGGCACGCTGCGCACCACGCTCCAGGCGGTGCTCGAGCAGATGCTGATCCTGGCGCCCAATCTGTCGGCGGTGACCATCTGGTACTGGGACGAGCAGCGGCGGGCGCTGGTTCCTGGCGTGACCCATGGCGTGCGCTATGAGCACCGCCTAGTGGAGGACACGCGCTACTCCGAGGAGACGGTGCTGGGCCGGGTCGTGCGCCGGCTCGACCCGGTGTGGGCCGAGGACGCGCGCGCCGAGCCGGTGCTCGATGGCCGCTTCGTGCGCGAAGAGGAGGTGGCTTCCTGTGTCGCCTTTCCCCTCCAGATTGGCGAAACCCCCAGCGATAACGAGCCGGTGGGAGTGCCGATCTGGCTGCCGCCCTTTCCCGATGGGCGGCAACGCCGGGTGATCGGCGTGCTCTTTCTGGTCTACCGGCAACCCCATCGCTTCACCCGTCGCGAGCGGGTCATTTTACCGATTGTGGCCAGCGTCGTCGCCGCGTGCATTCGCGATGCCTTCAACGTCGAGCGGCTCGCCGCGCGCCAGAGCCAGTTGCAGGCCGCCACCAATCTGGCCAGGGCCGTGCTCGAAGCCACGCTCGACCTCGATGAAACGCTGCGGCGCATGCTTGCCATTGTGCGCGATCTGCTTCAAAATGAGCATCGCCGGCTGGGCCTGAGCGTGCTGCTGGCCGATGAAACCGAGCAGCACCTCAGCTTCACCCCCGCCTCGCGCGAGTTTTACCACTGGGAGTTTGTTGTCGAACGGCAGATCTTTCCCATCGTCCCGCTGCGCAATGGTCCTGATCGGCATCCGGGCACGATCGCCGCGCGGGTGGCCCGCAAGGCCAGGGAGCAGCGCCGGGCCGTCCTGGAGACCATCAATGATGTGCGAGCCGACCCGGACTACGTGCAGGCCAACCCGCACACCCTGGCTCAGTTGACCCTGGCATTGCTTCACCCCGAACGCGATACGCCTCACCCCAGGTTGCTGGGCGTGCTGGTGATTGAAGCCAACCGCGTGAATGCCTTCTCGCAAGCCGATGAGCAATTGATCGAGCGGCTGGCGCCGACGATCAGTCTGGCGATTGCCCGGGCGCGCGAGAATCGTGAGCGGCGCTTCAGCGAGTCGGTGGCCGCAATGACCGCCTGGGCCAGCCAGATCGCCCATGACATTGATCATGCCATCAGTGGGGCCAACAACGCGATCTACTGGCTGACCAAGACGGCCGAACCCGAGCAGATGCTGCACATCACCCGCATCAGCCAGAGCCTCGGCGAGATCCGGCGCCTGGCCCGGGCCGCCGATCAGCCCTCCTGCGAGCCGCCCTACGATCTCAGCGCCTGGCTGCGGGAGCGGGTGCCGCAGATCATCAAGCGGCGCGCCGGCGCGCCGGTGATGGTAACGTACTTCCTGTCAGCCGAAGCGCTGCCGGTGCAGGCCAATGAAATCCTGCTGGAACGGGTGCTTGAACATCTCATTCGCAATGCGCGGCAGGCCCAGCCGCGCGATTGCAGCATCACCGTGACCACCGAGCGTGAAGGAGCCTTTGCTCGCATCACCGTGGCCAACGATGGCCCCTCGATCCCTCCCGATGTGCAACAGCGCCTCTTTGTGGAGCCGATCCGCCACGAGCGGCGTGTCACCGGGGGCGGGCGCGGCCTGCTCCTGGCCCGTTCGATGATGAAGACCCTGGGCGGCGAGATGGCGCTGGTCAGTCCGATCTCGCCGGTGACGTTCGCTCTCTTGCTGCCTCTGGCTAAGCCTGACGATCTGCACGTTCATTAG
- a CDS encoding metal-dependent transcriptional regulator, whose protein sequence is MTETPSTKRTNPRQRRRVGTDGPTTKERDYLEVLYYLSQRSEPVIAAQVARWLALQPPTVSHALQEMEKKGYIRRDERGEIALTPLGAGLAEGIVRRHRILERFLADVLGVPWHMVHEEAVHLEHALSPALEDRITALVGHATTCPHGNPIPGSGESYRKLVRLDMAPPGALFTVRRIEEEAEERTDLLRYLEANRLLPGNQFFIPDTSPTYGVTLRSCNRDTTVSPEIAAVIWGETATIDPRTGGS, encoded by the coding sequence ATGACGGAGACCCCCTCAACGAAGCGTACCAACCCGCGTCAGCGCCGACGGGTTGGAACTGACGGCCCGACCACCAAGGAGCGCGACTACCTGGAGGTGCTCTACTACCTGTCGCAGCGGAGCGAACCGGTGATCGCGGCTCAGGTGGCGCGCTGGCTTGCCCTCCAGCCGCCCACGGTCAGCCACGCCCTCCAGGAGATGGAAAAGAAGGGCTATATTCGGCGCGATGAGCGCGGCGAAATCGCGCTCACCCCCCTTGGCGCGGGGCTTGCCGAGGGGATTGTGCGTCGCCATCGCATTCTCGAACGTTTCCTGGCAGATGTTCTGGGTGTGCCCTGGCATATGGTGCACGAAGAGGCGGTGCACCTGGAGCACGCGCTGTCGCCTGCCCTCGAGGACCGGATTACTGCCCTGGTCGGCCATGCTACCACCTGCCCGCACGGCAATCCCATCCCCGGCAGCGGCGAGAGCTATCGCAAGCTCGTCCGCCTCGATATGGCGCCGCCGGGCGCGCTCTTCACCGTCCGGCGGATCGAAGAGGAGGCCGAGGAACGCACTGATCTGCTGCGCTACCTGGAGGCGAACCGCCTGCTGCCCGGAAATCAGTTCTTTATCCCCGATACCTCGCCAACCTATGGCGTCACCCTGCGGAGCTGCAACCGCGATACCACCGTCTCGCCGGAAATCGCCGCGGTGATCTGGGGTGAAACGGCAACAATTGACCCCAGGACTGGCGGGTCGTAG
- a CDS encoding phosphotransferase has product MTGAPIRVLIVDNLAEFREQYAALVRDWGYEPVVVEADGPELPDHALRLAAERRCPIALVDLRLVEDQDQGDISGLELVRRLPYTKAIVITGYDSTPMVRLAIQQYGAASFVGKGEAPEVLRAELNRVADSLCLRGNGPEVQWQGGLSSAAVRNEMFPDQPAIPADEPEALIRLLFKDKPWVRLTMITEGNGGAGAERVSPSVNASLRRKSRVFIAEIAGERALQVVKLARTEKIERERENYRRYVEAGSDALRRPELTGDALLWDMGAIAYRLVGFEHLAEGKGQIFTRFYRRTADPGAIVVPLRDFFSYAAWGDWYRGPHVQALQGTLVEAYDRSWDDALSRLEPLWCAEPPEWSLDAFPVTLPHPQRWFVEHRRRCEELRWLRQVITHGDLHGDNLFVDRHTAWPIDFERTGYGPLLRDFVELVQDVTTRIAVLHADDLPLVYELAVALCGPQAPHEPMRATRALLAHGEARKCFLVVQALQELAAARAAYDDRREYLWGLLCNHLFVSGKLAPESARWQRTMLFAAVICRRLEQWDAVAWPPAAWPQVEWAAPQRVGG; this is encoded by the coding sequence ATGACCGGGGCGCCGATCCGGGTGCTGATCGTTGATAACCTTGCCGAGTTTCGCGAGCAGTACGCCGCGCTGGTGCGCGACTGGGGCTATGAGCCAGTGGTGGTGGAGGCCGATGGTCCCGAATTGCCCGACCACGCGCTGCGCCTGGCCGCCGAGCGGCGTTGCCCGATCGCCCTGGTTGATCTGCGTCTGGTCGAAGACCAGGACCAGGGCGACATCAGCGGATTGGAGCTGGTGCGCCGTTTGCCATATACGAAAGCGATCGTGATAACCGGCTATGACAGTACCCCGATGGTGCGCCTGGCGATCCAGCAGTACGGCGCGGCCTCGTTCGTGGGCAAGGGCGAGGCCCCGGAGGTCCTGCGCGCCGAGCTCAACCGTGTCGCCGATAGCCTGTGCCTGCGCGGGAACGGCCCGGAGGTGCAGTGGCAGGGAGGGCTTTCTTCGGCGGCAGTACGCAATGAGATGTTTCCCGATCAACCGGCCATTCCCGCCGATGAACCTGAGGCGCTTATTCGCCTGCTCTTCAAGGATAAGCCCTGGGTGCGGCTGACGATGATCACCGAGGGCAACGGCGGCGCCGGCGCGGAACGGGTCAGCCCGTCGGTAAACGCCTCGCTGCGACGCAAGTCGCGCGTGTTTATCGCCGAAATCGCCGGTGAACGGGCTTTGCAGGTAGTCAAACTCGCGCGCACCGAGAAGATTGAACGCGAACGCGAAAACTACCGGCGCTATGTAGAGGCCGGCAGCGATGCCCTCCGCCGCCCCGAGTTGACCGGCGACGCGCTGCTGTGGGATATGGGTGCGATCGCTTACCGCCTGGTCGGGTTCGAGCATCTGGCCGAGGGGAAAGGGCAGATCTTCACCCGTTTCTACCGGCGTACCGCCGATCCAGGGGCAATTGTCGTTCCGCTGCGCGATTTCTTCTCCTACGCCGCCTGGGGCGATTGGTACCGGGGGCCGCACGTACAGGCGCTGCAGGGAACGCTGGTGGAGGCCTACGACCGGAGCTGGGATGATGCGCTCTCGCGGCTCGAACCGCTCTGGTGCGCCGAACCGCCAGAGTGGAGCCTGGATGCATTTCCAGTCACGCTGCCGCATCCCCAACGCTGGTTTGTCGAGCACCGGCGTCGCTGCGAGGAACTGCGCTGGCTGCGCCAGGTGATCACCCATGGCGATCTGCACGGCGATAATCTCTTCGTTGATCGTCACACTGCCTGGCCAATTGACTTTGAGCGCACCGGCTATGGCCCGCTGTTGCGCGATTTCGTCGAGCTGGTGCAGGATGTGACCACCCGCATCGCCGTGCTGCACGCCGATGATCTGCCGCTGGTCTACGAACTGGCGGTGGCGCTGTGCGGGCCGCAGGCCCCGCACGAGCCAATGCGCGCGACCCGCGCGCTTCTGGCTCACGGCGAAGCCCGCAAATGCTTCCTGGTGGTGCAGGCGCTTCAGGAGCTTGCCGCAGCGCGCGCGGCTTATGACGACCGGCGCGAGTATCTGTGGGGGCTGCTCTGCAACCACCTGTTTGTCTCCGGCAAGCTGGCGCCGGAAAGCGCCCGCTGGCAGCGTACCATGCTCTTCGCCGCGGTCATCTGTCGGCGTCTCGAACAGTGGGACGCCGTTGCCTGGCCGCCTGCCGCCTGGCCGCAGGTAGAGTGGGCCGCGCCGCAGCGTGTGGGCGGGTGA
- a CDS encoding winged helix-turn-helix domain-containing protein — MLPDHATSPQPLTFRAGLLQRVAARLRAGECCSIIGPSGVGKTNLGRFLQRQDVQALYFPDAPTWIVLIDCNALAAADASREFAVFELIAHRLIREAERRNLPESVIAPLDRLHITLLNEGNLLLALRYLERICGRLIEDQGLRLILLFDQFEDIWRALDAGLFRNLRYLRDEFKYRLIYLTITRERLSRARQRARGDADDVEAFWELFEPHTFGLGMHTESEAREILERIARRRGVAPTAEMARAVLDASGGYPALIRALAWTLDEQWPGEAPERIAALPEVAQECAKLWNDLLPDEQRVVRHLAAGLDMSDADQEVLADLRLIELVRSEPPQLFAPVFAAYVRNQGGASSEGIVVDRRQRRVWVDGRLLPGPLPPLEFSLLTYLAERAGTVCPREEILSALYPEERLEANDERIDTLLKRLRDSIGDDGRNPRHLITHRGVGVRLARGRLEEG; from the coding sequence ATGCTCCCCGACCATGCTACATCCCCGCAGCCGCTCACCTTCCGCGCCGGGTTGCTTCAGCGGGTAGCCGCGCGCCTGCGCGCGGGAGAATGCTGTTCAATCATCGGCCCCAGTGGCGTCGGCAAGACCAATCTTGGCCGTTTTCTGCAACGCCAGGATGTGCAGGCGCTGTACTTCCCTGACGCGCCGACGTGGATCGTGCTGATTGATTGCAACGCTCTGGCAGCCGCAGACGCCTCGCGCGAGTTCGCCGTCTTCGAACTGATCGCTCACCGGCTGATCCGCGAGGCCGAGCGCCGCAACCTCCCCGAAAGCGTGATCGCGCCCCTCGACCGGCTTCACATCACCCTGCTCAACGAGGGCAACCTCCTGCTGGCCCTGCGCTACCTCGAGCGCATCTGCGGGCGCCTGATTGAGGACCAGGGGCTGCGGCTCATTCTCCTCTTCGATCAGTTCGAGGACATCTGGCGCGCGCTCGACGCCGGTCTCTTTCGCAACCTGCGCTACCTGCGCGATGAGTTCAAGTACCGCCTGATCTACCTGACCATCACTCGCGAGCGCCTGTCTCGCGCGCGCCAGCGGGCCAGAGGCGACGCCGACGACGTCGAGGCGTTCTGGGAGCTCTTCGAGCCGCACACCTTCGGCCTGGGCATGCATACTGAGAGCGAGGCCCGTGAGATCCTCGAACGCATCGCCCGGCGCCGCGGGGTCGCGCCTACGGCGGAGATGGCGCGGGCGGTGCTTGATGCCAGTGGCGGCTACCCGGCCCTCATTCGGGCGCTCGCGTGGACCCTGGACGAACAGTGGCCCGGCGAAGCGCCCGAGCGCATTGCCGCTCTACCCGAAGTGGCCCAGGAATGCGCCAAACTCTGGAACGACCTGCTGCCCGATGAGCAGCGCGTCGTCAGGCATCTGGCCGCCGGGCTGGATATGAGCGACGCCGATCAAGAGGTCCTGGCGGATCTGCGTCTGATCGAACTGGTGCGCAGCGAGCCGCCGCAGCTCTTCGCGCCGGTGTTTGCCGCCTATGTGCGCAACCAGGGCGGCGCGAGCAGCGAGGGGATCGTCGTTGACCGACGCCAGCGGCGGGTCTGGGTTGACGGGCGCCTGTTGCCTGGCCCGTTGCCGCCGCTGGAGTTCAGCCTGCTTACCTACCTGGCGGAGCGGGCAGGAACCGTGTGCCCGCGGGAGGAGATCCTGAGCGCGCTCTATCCAGAGGAACGGCTGGAAGCGAACGACGAACGGATTGACACCCTGCTCAAGCGCCTGCGCGACTCGATTGGCGATGACGGGCGCAACCCGCGCCACCTGATCACGCACCGGGGCGTGGGGGTGCGTCTGGCCCGCGGCCGGTTGGAGGAAGGGTAG
- a CDS encoding NUDIX domain-containing protein, translating to MSQVCAAATKRRALACTLLDRLAAAAPSESGAPGQLVYLEESAERDYLLGILDALTFLGALRQTADGLGASAVSPQAGWTLRLLSDLLDTGAPLIADWHSPGVTACHSFQRPGDLLAALEARRREVLPHAAPVREVEAAVGVISRAEGYDERRFLLAFDADAGAWQLPGGRRALNDHSLEATLLRELHEELGLPRTRVPDDLSLHPLPPLIAVRDSPTYGVRTRTRFYPFIVTLHRDAPAGEGVRWFGEPELRAGRSSDGQRIDAGLLLYLLDRTDLEPALRGYDRSAPAP from the coding sequence ATGTCACAGGTTTGCGCTGCCGCCACGAAGCGCCGGGCGCTCGCGTGCACCCTCCTCGACCGGCTCGCGGCCGCCGCACCCTCCGAAAGCGGCGCTCCTGGCCAGCTCGTCTACCTCGAAGAGAGCGCCGAGCGCGACTACTTGCTCGGCATTCTTGACGCACTCACCTTTCTCGGCGCCCTGCGCCAGACCGCCGATGGCCTCGGCGCCTCAGCGGTCTCGCCCCAGGCGGGCTGGACGCTGCGGCTCCTGAGCGATCTGCTCGACACTGGCGCGCCCCTCATTGCCGACTGGCACAGCCCTGGCGTTACCGCCTGCCATTCCTTCCAGCGCCCCGGCGACCTGCTGGCGGCTCTGGAGGCGCGAAGGCGCGAGGTGCTGCCGCACGCCGCGCCCGTGCGCGAGGTTGAGGCAGCCGTGGGGGTGATTTCCCGCGCGGAGGGCTATGACGAGCGGCGCTTCTTGCTGGCCTTCGACGCCGACGCGGGGGCCTGGCAACTGCCCGGCGGACGGCGCGCCCTCAATGACCACAGCCTTGAGGCCACGCTGCTGCGCGAGTTGCACGAAGAACTGGGCCTGCCGCGAACCCGCGTTCCCGATGATCTCTCCCTGCATCCCCTGCCACCGCTGATCGCCGTGCGCGACTCGCCGACCTACGGCGTGCGTACCCGCACCCGCTTCTATCCCTTCATCGTAACGCTCCATCGCGACGCGCCCGCGGGTGAAGGCGTGCGCTGGTTCGGCGAACCGGAACTGCGCGCCGGGCGCAGTTCGGATGGCCAGCGGATTGATGCCGGCCTGCTGCTCTACCTGTTGGATCGCACCGATCTTGAACCGGCCTTACGGGGCTATGATCGCTCCGCCCCCGCCCCGTAA